One part of the Deltaproteobacteria bacterium genome encodes these proteins:
- a CDS encoding N-acetylneuraminate synthase family protein: protein MKIKIANRIISESTSAFIIAEVANSHEGSLQVAKKLVEAAVEAKADAVKFQKFVTEELLVASHPQFSLFKKLEFKENEWRELFDYAKEAGIVLFADVFDLPSAEFLTSLNMPAYKIHSTDVSNPDLLKYVGDQQKPIFFGVGATYPDEIETALSFLNDQVILMHGFQAFPTKIEETNLQFLNTLHNRFKRPVGFMDHLNADDPLAAVLPLVSIGYGASVIEKHITLDRSQKGIDHESALNPDEFKRFVEQCRKIELAIGSEKFVFSASEEKYRKNMKKSIVARRNIEPWETITKEMLAFKRAFGGLSPMNAGKLLGKTTANGMKKDDVFI, encoded by the coding sequence ATGAAAATAAAAATTGCAAATAGGATTATTAGTGAATCAACGTCGGCATTTATCATCGCCGAAGTAGCCAACAGCCATGAAGGTTCTCTCCAAGTGGCGAAAAAATTGGTGGAAGCGGCAGTCGAAGCAAAAGCCGACGCAGTGAAATTTCAAAAGTTTGTTACGGAAGAATTGCTTGTTGCATCGCATCCTCAATTTTCTCTTTTTAAGAAATTAGAATTTAAAGAGAATGAATGGAGAGAACTTTTTGACTATGCCAAAGAAGCCGGTATTGTTCTTTTTGCCGACGTCTTTGATTTGCCCAGTGCAGAATTTTTAACTTCACTTAACATGCCCGCCTATAAGATTCATTCAACGGATGTCTCCAACCCGGATTTGTTAAAATATGTTGGTGACCAGCAAAAACCTATTTTTTTTGGTGTTGGCGCAACTTATCCCGATGAAATTGAAACAGCTCTTTCTTTTTTGAATGATCAGGTGATTTTGATGCATGGATTCCAGGCCTTTCCAACCAAAATAGAAGAGACCAATCTTCAGTTTTTGAACACGCTACATAATCGTTTTAAACGTCCCGTTGGATTTATGGATCATCTCAATGCAGACGATCCATTAGCTGCCGTTTTGCCTTTGGTGTCGATTGGTTATGGAGCCTCTGTCATCGAAAAACACATTACTTTAGACAGAAGCCAAAAGGGGATTGATCATGAATCAGCCCTGAATCCGGATGAATTCAAACGTTTTGTGGAACAGTGTCGTAAAATTGAATTGGCAATCGGTTCTGAAAAATTTGTTTTCTCAGCGAGTGAGGAAAAATACAGAAAGAATATGAAAAAGAGCATTGTTGCACGGAGAAATATTGAACCGTGGGAAACTATTACAAAAGAGATGCTCGCTTTTAAACGAGCCTTTGGTGGATTATCTCCCATGAATGCCGGCAAGCTACTGGGAAAAACCACTGCCAATGGCATGAAAAAGGATGATGTCTTTATATAA
- a CDS encoding NTP transferase domain-containing protein — translation MKTIVTIAVRMKSIRLPQKALATMAGKPLIRHLIDRVKKAKHPKTVVLCTSNLPEDAILLEEAKCCAIPSLAGDADNVFQRFELAALRERADHVVRVTGDNPLTDPEYIDRLIECHLEEGSEYTTVEGLPLGVASEVIAVKALTKARLTLRDPSKSEYMTFLLKDSNEYQVGILQADETVKRPHYRLTVDTHNDLELMKVIYNNLYRAEEVFSLAEVVAFMDANPNLAKINSQIEQRILSNEECKN, via the coding sequence ATGAAAACGATTGTTACCATTGCCGTGCGTATGAAATCGATCCGCCTTCCTCAAAAGGCTCTGGCTACAATGGCTGGAAAACCGCTGATTAGACATTTAATAGATAGAGTTAAAAAAGCAAAACATCCCAAAACGGTGGTTTTGTGTACGTCGAATCTTCCGGAAGACGCGATTTTACTTGAAGAGGCCAAATGCTGTGCTATCCCCAGCCTCGCTGGTGATGCAGATAATGTTTTTCAGAGATTTGAGTTGGCGGCATTGCGGGAAAGGGCTGATCATGTTGTTCGAGTAACGGGAGATAACCCCTTGACTGATCCGGAATATATTGATCGGCTCATTGAATGCCATCTAGAAGAGGGAAGTGAATATACCACAGTGGAAGGTTTACCTCTTGGTGTTGCTTCAGAAGTCATTGCCGTGAAGGCTCTCACAAAAGCGCGATTAACTTTGAGAGATCCGTCAAAGAGTGAATACATGACTTTTTTGTTGAAAGATTCCAATGAATATCAAGTAGGCATATTACAGGCCGATGAAACAGTAAAAAGGCCTCACTATCGACTAACTGTCGATACGCACAATGATTTGGAATTAATGAAGGTGATTTACAATAACTTATATCGTGCCGAAGAGGTTTTCTCTTTGGCGGAAGTTGTTGCTTTTATGGATGCCAATCCGAACTTGGCTAAAATTAACAGTCAGATAGAACAAAGGATATTATCCAATGAAGAATGTAAAAATTGA
- a CDS encoding N-acetylneuraminate synthase family protein codes for MKNVKIENKVIGADQPCFILMDAGVNHNNDLGRAKELIITAAKNGADMVKFQTYTAEKMATKTAPRYWNPKLDTDGGGTQYDTFKRIDKLPADAYVEMIKLCKEFNIIFCSTPFDPESAEFLNELGVSVFKIASADLTYPQLLKVVGKTKKPVMLSTGLSSLAEIEEAIQIVRNAGSDQIVLQHCVLSYPCDFEDAHLRKMLKIQEMFPEIPVGYSDHTYGITAPLVAVALGARSIEKHYTVDKSLPDSPDHGFGLDPQELKELVKQVRIVEKTLGRFVDGPCEAEAKSYQYARKSVVTTVTIPQGTVITQAMLTCKRPGTGIYPKDLEKIVGRKAKQNISEDTTLTWDMI; via the coding sequence ATGAAGAATGTAAAAATTGAAAATAAAGTGATTGGGGCTGATCAACCCTGTTTTATTTTGATGGATGCTGGTGTTAATCATAACAACGATCTTGGGCGTGCCAAAGAATTGATTATCACTGCGGCAAAGAATGGTGCCGATATGGTCAAGTTTCAAACCTATACGGCGGAAAAAATGGCGACCAAAACGGCGCCGCGTTATTGGAATCCCAAACTCGACACCGATGGTGGCGGTACACAATATGATACCTTCAAAAGAATCGATAAACTGCCGGCTGATGCCTATGTGGAAATGATCAAACTGTGCAAAGAATTCAATATCATTTTCTGTTCGACCCCTTTCGATCCCGAGAGCGCCGAATTTTTGAACGAACTCGGGGTTTCTGTTTTTAAAATAGCCTCTGCCGATTTAACCTATCCACAATTGTTGAAGGTGGTGGGTAAAACTAAAAAACCCGTGATGCTTTCGACGGGTTTGTCTTCCTTGGCTGAAATTGAAGAAGCGATTCAGATTGTTCGTAATGCTGGCAGTGATCAGATCGTCCTTCAGCATTGTGTATTGAGTTATCCTTGTGATTTTGAAGATGCCCATTTGAGGAAGATGCTGAAAATTCAGGAAATGTTTCCGGAAATCCCCGTTGGTTATTCTGATCATACTTATGGTATTACGGCTCCGCTGGTTGCTGTGGCGTTGGGGGCTAGAAGCATTGAAAAACATTACACCGTGGACAAATCATTGCCCGATAGTCCGGATCATGGTTTCGGTCTGGATCCTCAAGAACTCAAAGAGCTGGTGAAACAAGTTCGCATTGTTGAAAAGACATTGGGTCGGTTTGTCGATGGTCCCTGCGAAGCGGAGGCCAAGTCCTATCAGTATGCACGCAAAAGTGTTGTCACCACCGTTACCATTCCTCAGGGAACTGTTATTACGCAGGCGATGCTGACGTGCAAGCGACCTGGAACTGGCATTTATCCCAAAGACTTAGAAAAAATCGTCGGTCGTAAAGCCAAACAAAATATTTCGGAAGACACTACCCTGACTTGGGATATGATCTAA